From Thermoflavifilum aggregans, a single genomic window includes:
- a CDS encoding SMP-30/gluconolactonase/LRE family protein, producing MRYFFCSLLLGLTGFFTAYAQHSPVKLTFKWSAADGIRTPESALYDPQHQVIYVSNINGDATAKDGNGFISLLDTEGHIKQLHWTDGLNAPKGLAFYGNELYVADIDQLVIIDRNTGAIKQKVNVPGSSFLNDVTVDDHGNVYVSDTRQAKVFRYANGKVSTLLQGENMQGANGLLFWKGKLWILTHHGIFTCDASGKDLKLFSDAVKDGDGIWNVNDRDLIVSQWIGRVYYVYANGKAEELLDTRNEHKNTADISYAAQLKLLLVPTFTGNSVDAYSL from the coding sequence ATGCGCTACTTCTTTTGTTCCCTGCTGTTGGGCCTGACAGGCTTTTTCACCGCCTACGCCCAGCATAGCCCCGTGAAACTCACGTTCAAATGGTCGGCCGCTGATGGCATCCGTACACCTGAATCGGCCTTGTATGATCCCCAACATCAGGTGATATACGTGTCGAATATCAACGGCGATGCTACCGCCAAAGATGGCAATGGTTTTATCTCATTGCTGGATACCGAAGGCCACATCAAACAACTACACTGGACGGATGGCCTGAATGCCCCGAAAGGATTGGCTTTTTACGGCAATGAACTTTATGTGGCCGATATCGATCAGCTTGTCATCATCGATCGCAACACCGGTGCCATCAAACAAAAGGTTAATGTGCCTGGTTCATCTTTCCTGAATGATGTGACGGTTGATGATCACGGCAACGTGTATGTATCTGATACCCGGCAGGCAAAAGTATTCCGTTATGCCAACGGCAAAGTTTCCACACTGCTTCAAGGAGAAAATATGCAGGGAGCCAATGGACTGCTGTTCTGGAAAGGAAAACTTTGGATACTGACACATCATGGTATTTTCACCTGCGATGCTTCCGGCAAAGACCTGAAATTGTTTTCTGATGCAGTAAAAGATGGCGATGGCATATGGAATGTAAATGATCGGGATCTGATTGTTTCACAATGGATAGGCCGGGTGTATTATGTATATGCCAATGGCAAGGCAGAAGAACTGCTCGATACCCGCAACGAACATAAAAATACCGCAGACATCAGCTATGCAGCTCAACTGAAATTGTTGCTCGTACCTACTTTCACGGGTAACAGCGTAGATGCCTATTCCCTGTAA
- a CDS encoding UxaA family hydrolase: protein MDRELKTVLQVHPDDNVLVALRDLQAGEHVRWDGKEWVLPELVPAKHKFNMFPLQAGDAVIMYGVKVGRAKADLPAGTRLSPQNVSHATGEVELRAGIRARQWKAPDVSRWKDKVFYGYHRSDGRVGTANHWIVVPMVFCENRNLAVLKDAIREAWGYQKPKIYTRFARQLAELYKTGHALSEILSASFDTNAAYDPEKRLFPHVDGIQFLQHTGGCGGTRDDARALCGLLAGYITHPNVAGATVLSLGCQNAQISMLQEEIHRRDPHFNKPLIILEQQKMGLEQTMLAEAIRQTFAGLIKANEARREPAPLSKLCIGLECGGSDGFSGISANPAIGYTSDLLVALGGSVILSEFPELCGVEQELCDRCVDESIARRFLELMRAYQKRAEAVGSGFDMNPSPGNIRDGLITDAMKSAGAAKKGGTSPVTDVIDYPEWVRKPGLNLLCTPGNDVESTTAEVAAGANIVLFTTGLGTPTGNPIAPVIKISSNTALFEKMPDIIDLNAGTIIDGEETIEQAGARILDYVIAVASGEKLPAAVRNGQEDFIPWKRGVSL, encoded by the coding sequence ATGGACAGGGAACTGAAAACAGTGTTGCAGGTACATCCTGATGATAATGTGCTGGTGGCCTTGCGCGACCTGCAGGCAGGTGAGCACGTGCGATGGGATGGAAAAGAATGGGTATTGCCCGAACTTGTTCCTGCCAAACATAAATTCAACATGTTTCCCCTGCAGGCAGGAGATGCTGTGATTATGTATGGCGTGAAAGTAGGCAGGGCTAAAGCCGATTTACCAGCCGGCACGCGCCTTTCCCCGCAGAATGTGAGCCATGCTACCGGTGAGGTGGAGTTGAGAGCCGGCATACGTGCCCGTCAGTGGAAGGCCCCTGACGTATCGCGCTGGAAAGACAAGGTATTTTACGGATATCATCGCAGCGACGGGCGGGTAGGTACGGCCAATCACTGGATTGTGGTGCCGATGGTGTTTTGCGAAAACCGCAACCTGGCTGTACTCAAAGATGCCATCCGGGAAGCCTGGGGATATCAGAAGCCGAAAATTTATACCCGTTTTGCCCGGCAGCTGGCTGAATTATACAAAACAGGGCATGCACTTAGTGAGATTCTTTCGGCTTCCTTTGATACCAATGCAGCCTATGATCCGGAAAAACGCCTGTTTCCGCATGTGGATGGCATTCAGTTTCTGCAGCATACTGGTGGCTGCGGCGGTACCCGCGATGATGCCCGGGCTCTTTGCGGTTTGCTGGCAGGCTATATTACCCATCCCAATGTAGCCGGAGCTACGGTGCTCAGCCTGGGTTGCCAGAATGCCCAGATCAGCATGTTGCAGGAAGAAATACATAGGCGTGATCCGCATTTCAATAAGCCCCTCATCATCCTGGAACAGCAAAAGATGGGGCTGGAGCAAACCATGCTTGCAGAAGCCATTAGGCAAACCTTTGCAGGACTTATCAAAGCCAATGAAGCCCGGCGCGAACCGGCACCTTTAAGCAAACTTTGTATCGGCCTGGAGTGCGGTGGCTCAGACGGGTTTTCGGGTATTTCGGCCAATCCGGCCATTGGTTATACGTCCGATCTGCTGGTGGCTTTGGGCGGAAGTGTCATCTTGTCTGAATTTCCGGAACTCTGCGGCGTGGAGCAGGAACTGTGTGATCGTTGTGTGGATGAATCCATTGCCCGTCGTTTCCTGGAGCTGATGCGGGCTTATCAGAAGCGGGCCGAAGCCGTGGGTTCAGGCTTCGATATGAATCCTTCACCGGGCAACATCCGCGATGGATTGATTACCGATGCCATGAAATCGGCCGGGGCAGCCAAAAAAGGAGGTACCTCGCCAGTGACCGATGTGATCGATTACCCGGAATGGGTAAGAAAACCAGGTTTGAATTTGCTTTGTACACCCGGCAATGATGTAGAATCCACCACAGCTGAAGTAGCTGCCGGAGCCAATATCGTCTTGTTTACAACCGGCCTGGGCACGCCCACAGGTAATCCCATTGCACCGGTGATCAAGATTTCGAGTAATACCGCATTGTTTGAGAAAATGCCCGATATCATTGACCTGAATGCGGGTACCATTATCGACGGCGAGGAAACCATTGAACAGGCTGGTGCCCGCATCCTGGACTATGTGATTGCTGTGGCAAGCGGAGAAAAATTACCTGCTGCTGTGCGCAACGGCCAGGAAGATTTTATTCCCTGGAAAAGAGGAGTTTCGTTGTAA
- a CDS encoding tagaturonate reductase — protein sequence MESLNRKSLRYIKPHPNLEIPDPALLDLPEKVLQFGTGVLLRGLPDYFIDRANKAGLFDGRILVVKSTSRGETDAFDQQDGLYTLCVKGLENGSPVQKYLIEAAISRVLSAQHAWDSILEAVKQHDIRLIISNTTEVGIRLDADDNPFTHPPRSFPGKLLAVLYARYQADPEKGFVIIPTELIPDNGDRLRAIVREMAQRHRMSAAFLQWMDAACVFCNSLVDRIVPGKPEAEEQARLEQELGYQDELMIQAEPYRLWAIEARDARVEAWLPWAKADTGVVLAPDITRYRELKLRLLNGTHTFSSGLAHLMGFDTVFQATHHQAMVAFLRQLMWDEIVPVVTGPDISREMAETFAHQVLERFANPFLKHHWIDITVEYTAKMRMRNVPLIKGYYQRFVTVPAAMALGFAAYLLFMKGEANGQHYTGNWAGQAYPIRDSQAGYFAELWKRSSREQLVREVLGNTDLWQEDLNALPGFAEAVHANLERLMQGEVEKVLRSTIFV from the coding sequence ATGGAATCGTTGAACCGAAAATCCCTGCGTTACATTAAACCTCATCCCAACCTGGAAATACCTGATCCTGCCCTGCTGGATCTGCCTGAAAAAGTATTGCAGTTTGGTACGGGCGTTCTGTTGCGCGGGCTTCCGGATTATTTCATCGATCGAGCCAATAAGGCCGGCCTGTTCGACGGGCGGATATTGGTCGTGAAATCCACCTCCCGTGGCGAAACCGATGCATTTGACCAGCAAGATGGGCTTTATACCCTTTGTGTAAAAGGATTGGAAAATGGCAGTCCTGTGCAGAAATACCTGATTGAAGCAGCCATCAGCCGCGTGCTTTCGGCACAGCATGCATGGGATAGTATTCTGGAGGCCGTGAAACAGCATGACATACGGCTAATTATTTCCAATACCACGGAAGTGGGCATCCGGTTGGATGCAGACGATAATCCTTTTACCCATCCGCCCAGGAGCTTTCCGGGTAAGCTGCTGGCTGTGCTGTATGCCAGATATCAAGCTGATCCTGAAAAAGGATTTGTGATCATCCCCACTGAGCTGATACCCGACAATGGGGATCGCTTACGGGCTATTGTCAGGGAGATGGCACAGCGGCACCGGATGTCTGCCGCCTTTTTGCAATGGATGGATGCAGCCTGTGTGTTCTGCAATTCATTGGTTGACCGGATAGTACCGGGCAAGCCAGAGGCCGAAGAGCAGGCCAGGCTGGAGCAGGAATTGGGTTATCAGGATGAGCTGATGATTCAGGCCGAACCCTACCGGCTTTGGGCCATCGAGGCACGCGATGCGCGGGTAGAGGCATGGCTGCCCTGGGCAAAAGCCGATACGGGTGTGGTATTGGCGCCCGACATTACCCGGTATCGTGAACTGAAGCTGCGTCTGTTGAACGGCACACATACCTTCAGCAGCGGATTGGCACATCTGATGGGTTTTGACACAGTGTTTCAGGCCACCCATCATCAGGCAATGGTGGCTTTTCTGCGCCAGCTGATGTGGGATGAAATCGTACCCGTGGTGACTGGTCCGGATATCAGCCGGGAGATGGCAGAAACATTTGCACACCAGGTACTGGAAAGATTTGCCAACCCGTTTTTAAAGCACCATTGGATAGATATTACGGTGGAATATACGGCAAAGATGCGCATGCGCAACGTACCTTTGATAAAAGGTTATTATCAGCGGTTTGTTACTGTGCCGGCGGCCATGGCGCTGGGATTTGCAGCCTACTTACTCTTTATGAAGGGTGAAGCCAACGGTCAGCATTATACGGGCAACTGGGCTGGCCAAGCCTATCCGATTCGCGATAGCCAGGCAGGGTATTTTGCTGAGTTGTGGAAACGATCCAGCAGAGAGCAACTCGTCCGGGAAGTGCTGGGCAATACAGATTTGTGGCAGGAGGATCTCAACGCTCTCCCTGGTTTTGCAGAGGCAGTTCACGCAAATCTGGAAAGGCTGATGCAAGGTGAGGTGGAAAAGGTACTGCGTTCAACAATTTTCGTTTAA
- a CDS encoding glycoside hydrolase family 28 protein: protein MKRKAKLFRLWLIGLFVFIGCITRASAQELSWPKDLSAYQPAVPRFRADTFDIRRYGAKADGRTLNTQAIQSAIDACSVAGGGVVLIPDGFWLTGPIVLKSGVDLHLQSGALLQFTRDRDQYPLVKTSYEGLVAVRCQSPISAENAENIAITGAGIVDGGGDAWRMVKKSKLPPDAWKQLVASGGVLSADGNTWYPSEKSLLGSQTPDAGVWKTGMQLSDFERIRDFLRPNLLKFTSCKKILLQGVTFRNSPAWCLHPLMCEDLTVSGITVYNPEYAQNGDGIDVESCTRVLIENSQFATGDDGICLKSGRDEEGRKRGMPTQFVQVRNCVVYHAHGGFVIGSEMSGGVHDVVVQHCTFIGADNGLRFKTTRGRGGVVENIFVDGVVMENIVHDAILFDMYYMATNAAEPIGEVKPMPVTEATPVFRRFLIRNVVCRGAQRGIYIRGLPEMPVQQLKLEHIALADTRQGLICSYARQLKFEDLQLFPLQTDPVIDLAQVRDIQFDILHYAPDARLLLRLQGAESGNIRFNHLFPAPSDRMIRYTGGASRAMVEVAGK from the coding sequence TTGAAAAGGAAAGCCAAGTTATTTCGGTTGTGGCTGATAGGGTTATTTGTCTTCATAGGATGTATTACGCGCGCTTCTGCTCAGGAACTTTCCTGGCCAAAGGATCTTTCGGCTTATCAACCGGCTGTTCCCCGGTTTCGGGCTGATACCTTTGATATCCGCCGCTATGGAGCCAAAGCTGATGGGCGCACCCTGAATACACAAGCCATCCAGTCGGCCATTGATGCCTGCAGTGTTGCCGGTGGTGGTGTGGTGCTCATTCCTGATGGTTTCTGGCTCACCGGTCCCATTGTTTTGAAATCGGGAGTGGATTTGCATCTTCAAAGTGGAGCTTTGCTGCAATTCACTCGTGACCGGGATCAATATCCGTTGGTAAAAACCAGCTACGAAGGGCTGGTTGCCGTGCGTTGCCAGTCGCCTATATCAGCCGAAAATGCCGAAAACATAGCCATCACAGGAGCAGGTATCGTGGATGGTGGTGGTGATGCTTGGCGCATGGTGAAGAAAAGCAAATTGCCGCCCGATGCCTGGAAGCAGCTGGTAGCAAGCGGTGGGGTGCTAAGTGCCGATGGCAATACCTGGTATCCGTCGGAAAAATCGCTCCTGGGATCTCAGACGCCCGATGCGGGTGTGTGGAAGACGGGCATGCAGCTGAGTGATTTTGAGCGCATCCGGGATTTCCTGCGGCCCAATCTGTTGAAATTTACTTCCTGTAAAAAAATTCTATTGCAGGGTGTAACCTTTCGGAATTCTCCTGCCTGGTGCCTGCATCCCCTGATGTGTGAGGATCTTACCGTATCCGGCATCACGGTGTATAATCCGGAATATGCACAGAACGGCGATGGCATTGACGTGGAATCCTGTACCAGGGTGTTGATTGAAAACAGCCAGTTTGCGACCGGCGATGATGGTATTTGTCTGAAATCAGGCCGGGATGAGGAGGGCCGCAAGCGGGGCATGCCTACGCAGTTTGTGCAGGTCAGAAATTGTGTGGTGTATCATGCCCATGGCGGATTTGTGATTGGCAGTGAAATGTCGGGTGGCGTGCATGATGTTGTCGTTCAGCATTGTACGTTCATAGGTGCTGATAATGGCTTGCGTTTCAAAACCACACGAGGCCGCGGCGGTGTGGTAGAAAACATTTTTGTGGATGGTGTGGTGATGGAAAATATCGTACATGATGCCATTTTGTTTGACATGTATTACATGGCAACCAATGCGGCTGAGCCGATAGGCGAGGTGAAGCCTATGCCTGTAACGGAAGCCACGCCCGTTTTTCGCCGGTTTCTGATTCGGAATGTGGTATGCCGCGGAGCACAACGGGGTATTTATATCCGCGGCCTGCCGGAGATGCCGGTACAGCAGTTAAAGCTGGAACATATTGCGCTGGCCGATACCCGGCAGGGATTGATCTGCAGCTATGCCCGGCAACTGAAGTTTGAGGACTTGCAATTGTTTCCGCTACAAACGGATCCCGTGATAGATCTGGCTCAGGTTCGGGATATTCAGTTTGATATCCTGCATTATGCCCCTGATGCCCGGCTTCTGTTGCGCCTGCAGGGTGCGGAAAGCGGGAATATCCGATTCAATCACCTGTTTCCAGCTCCATCGGATCGGATGATTCGCTATACGGGCGGAGCTTCCCGGGCAATGGTGGAAGTTGCAGGAAAATGA
- a CDS encoding glycoside hydrolase family 88 protein, with translation MKGNTPYQFVNRIWKSVLVYGLMGISLCLAPAFVPGLAAGQAQYRISSTLADSALQQAEQFAKHILQQSSPSDKWAYETGVVWQGMAELWHFTANGNYFQYIRQAVDNFVDKQGEIRTYRPQEYKLDDINNGHALLLLAAVTGDTRYRLAAGRLWDQLQHQPRNAAGGFWHKQIYPNQMWVDGLYMAEPFYLTYVLRLRDSAHLSAQLQDIARQFLLVRDHLRDPATGLYFHGWDASHQERWADPQTGRSPNIWGRGDGWLAMALVDVLDHYPADVPAYDSLRSMFKDFAAAILQAQDPATGCWYQLMVKPHLPGNYLESSATCMFIYALAKGVRLGLLPKQPYRAAVEKAYRGLLSRFVQQTSDGPVLTGVCSVAGLGGKPYRDGSDAYYLSEKIVNNDPKALGAFLMASVEMARLPLLHVGKGVTVCLDHWFNREWRPDPFGPSGRMEPFHYLWSDEENSGFSFWGRIFRDRGATCTTLEQAPTEKALRHVQVYIIVDPDTRAETPDPHFIDAASIGVLQRWVKAGGILLLMANDSGNCEFYHLNQLAAVFGMHFLENSLNHVPDHAYEDGAFDTHVNDIFPVSRHIFMKEISSLSIQPPAQPLLVKEGNVIIARAKYGKGWVLAVGDPWLYNEYTDGRKLPARFQNAQAGADLANWLLTQAQKQNFQSY, from the coding sequence ATGAAAGGAAATACACCATATCAGTTTGTAAACAGGATATGGAAATCGGTCTTGGTTTATGGGTTAATGGGAATCAGCCTCTGTCTTGCCCCGGCCTTTGTGCCGGGGCTGGCAGCAGGTCAGGCTCAATACCGGATTTCATCCACGCTGGCCGACTCGGCCCTGCAGCAAGCCGAACAATTTGCGAAGCATATCCTCCAACAATCATCCCCGTCTGACAAATGGGCCTATGAAACAGGAGTAGTATGGCAGGGCATGGCCGAACTCTGGCATTTCACGGCCAATGGCAACTATTTTCAATATATCCGGCAGGCAGTAGATAATTTTGTGGATAAACAGGGTGAAATCCGCACCTATCGGCCGCAGGAATACAAACTGGATGATATCAACAATGGCCACGCGTTATTGCTTCTGGCCGCCGTCACGGGCGATACCCGATATCGCCTGGCAGCCGGCAGGTTATGGGATCAGCTCCAGCACCAGCCGAGAAATGCAGCAGGCGGCTTCTGGCATAAACAGATTTATCCCAACCAGATGTGGGTAGATGGCCTGTATATGGCCGAGCCTTTTTATCTGACTTATGTATTGAGGTTGCGCGATTCCGCTCATTTATCTGCCCAACTGCAGGATATTGCCCGGCAATTTTTGCTTGTACGCGACCATCTGCGCGATCCAGCCACAGGATTATATTTTCATGGCTGGGATGCCTCGCACCAGGAACGTTGGGCTGATCCGCAAACCGGCCGTTCTCCCAACATCTGGGGTAGAGGAGATGGCTGGCTGGCCATGGCATTGGTAGATGTGCTGGACCATTACCCCGCTGATGTACCAGCTTACGACTCCCTGCGCAGCATGTTTAAGGATTTCGCGGCTGCTATTCTCCAGGCTCAGGATCCCGCTACGGGCTGCTGGTATCAGCTCATGGTAAAACCACATCTTCCGGGTAATTATCTGGAATCTTCGGCAACCTGCATGTTTATCTATGCACTGGCCAAAGGAGTGCGGCTGGGTTTATTGCCGAAGCAACCCTACCGGGCAGCAGTAGAAAAAGCCTACCGCGGGCTGCTGAGCCGGTTTGTACAACAAACTTCCGACGGGCCTGTACTTACCGGTGTTTGCAGTGTAGCCGGTCTGGGAGGTAAGCCTTACCGCGATGGCAGTGACGCCTACTACCTGAGTGAGAAAATTGTAAATAATGATCCCAAGGCTTTGGGCGCTTTTCTGATGGCCAGTGTAGAAATGGCCCGTTTGCCGCTGTTGCATGTGGGCAAAGGCGTTACGGTTTGCCTGGATCATTGGTTTAACCGGGAATGGCGTCCGGATCCGTTCGGGCCATCGGGCCGGATGGAACCTTTTCACTATCTCTGGAGCGATGAAGAGAACAGCGGTTTTTCTTTCTGGGGACGCATCTTTCGCGACCGGGGAGCTACCTGCACCACCCTTGAGCAGGCGCCTACGGAAAAAGCATTGCGCCATGTACAGGTATATATCATCGTAGATCCTGATACCCGGGCTGAAACACCCGATCCGCATTTTATTGATGCCGCATCTATTGGGGTATTGCAACGCTGGGTAAAAGCCGGTGGTATTCTTTTGCTGATGGCCAATGATTCCGGCAACTGTGAATTCTACCATCTCAATCAGCTGGCTGCAGTCTTCGGTATGCATTTTCTGGAAAACAGCCTGAATCATGTTCCGGATCATGCCTATGAGGATGGGGCGTTTGACACGCATGTAAACGATATTTTCCCGGTATCCAGACACATTTTTATGAAAGAAATCAGTAGTTTGAGCATACAGCCACCTGCTCAGCCATTGCTTGTAAAAGAGGGAAATGTAATTATCGCCCGTGCAAAATATGGCAAAGGCTGGGTGCTGGCAGTGGGTGATCCCTGGTTGTACAATGAATATACCGATGGTCGCAAGCTGCCTGCGCGCTTTCAGAATGCACAGGCAGGTGCTGATCTGGCAAACTGGTTGCTGACACAAGCCCAAAAGCAAAATTTTCAATCATATTGA